The Scomber japonicus isolate fScoJap1 chromosome 9, fScoJap1.pri, whole genome shotgun sequence genome includes a region encoding these proteins:
- the tmem230b gene encoding transmembrane protein 230b: MPARNVVSNGSPNSRVRYSRLATDDDGYIDLQFKRSPPKVPYKAIALATVLFIIGSLLIIIGALLLAGYFEVTHSDRTFPVLIIGILVFLPGIYHLRIAYYASKGYPGYSYDDIPDFDD; the protein is encoded by the exons ATGCCAGCCCGCAACGTTGTTTCCAACGGAAGCCCGAACAGTAGGGTTAGATACTCCAGGTTAGCCACTGATGATGACGGATACATTGATTTACAG TTCAAAAGGAGCCCACCCAAGGTCCCATATAAAGCCATTGCACTGGCCACAGTCCTCTTCATAATAGGCTCTCTGCTAATCATCATTGGTGCCCTTCTCCTGGCTGGATACTTTGAAGTCACT CACTCCGATCGTACATTCCCTGTCCTCATCATCGGGATCCTTGTCTTCCTGCCAGGAATCTACCACCTACGGATAGCTTACTATGCTTCAAAGGGCTACCCGGGGTACTCCTATGATGATATCCCAGACTTTGATGATTAA